TATAATATCGTTACCGTTTCCCAAATTTGTCAGTCCGTCCATGTTAAGATTCTGACACAGATCAGCCCCGCTATCTTGTACTCCAAGGTTCTTGAACCCCGAACAACCAGGCAGTACCTAAACCAATAAACATTCGAATTTGCATAATATAAGGTTACTACTGGTCATATACAGAGAACTGCTTACGAACCAATGCAAAAGCTCGAACTAATAAATGGAAGGGTGATACGGATTAACTTAAGGAGCAATATATGGAGATCGGTAGCCATGAAAGCCAACTTATATATCTTGATGATAattaaatcaaaatgaaaacaTGGTGATATATTTatcatgttaaaaaaaaaaaatccaagtaTTACCTTAGGTGGATTGAGGTCTGGAGACATGGAGGGTGCCTGATCTCGACAGAACTGCATTTGATTTGGGTGCGTTGTGTAGCTTGACGGAAGTCCCAACCAAGATTCGAGCTCAGTCAGTTTGTTTGGCCCCGTATTACCATAACAAACCTCACTGCCCTTCCGCTCCAAGTTGCAACTCAAGCCATTATACGAACCCCACCCGTTATCGAACTCGCCTGAGGAAGGAGGTGGATCGAGAATGGAGGCCCAGATGCTCGAGAACTCTGCCATGGAAGGGCAGCCTGAGTAGCAATTCAGAGCCTGCTGGGAATGGCCTGGGCCCGAGCACCCCTGCCCATTCCATTCACAGCCCTGACAGAGAGACAACTTCTCGTCGGAGCACCGAATTATAGCAGGCTGACAACTACACTTATCACATAGCAACGAACGAGAATGGCGATGGGCTAAGGAGTTGGCTGAATGGATGTAACCATCACACCGGAGGCAGAGCCGAGCAGAGTCGGATTTGCAATAAACCACAGCTCTTACAGCGTTACAAAAGTCACACGAAGGCTCCATTCCGATCAACAAGTTAAACGATTAACGATTCGGGTTTAATGTAAATTTGACCCTTGGGCCACATTACAAGAATAGTAGCAatcagaaaaacaaaaagggactctcttttttttttttttttaaggagaaCAAAAAATCTTTCGGTGAATGATCGATAGGAAAGCCCCAGAAATGCCAAATCACTGCCTTTCCGGGATCGAAGCAAATCGGCCCACATCAAGAAACTGCAGATCCATTAAAATGTGATCGTCTAGGGGGTAAGATTGGTTCGAAGATTTGAAGAATCTGAAATCGAGCCGAAGAACTTCGGAGAGAAGATAAACTCTGCTCTGTTTGTGCTTTGGAGTTCTAAAATGTTCTCTCTTATGGTTGTCTTGTGTGAAGAGGTAAGCTTCTTCAGTCAGCACAGTCTAATTTTATCACGTTTAAACCGAGGTTAACTGGGTTTCCGCCACGTGGACACACGTGCATTTAAGAGAATGATACTGTTGTTCACGTGGAAGGCGCCATCGTAGCGTATCTGGTAGGCTGGCCTCTTTACTCGGGCACGGATTTGTCGATGGCATACAGATGTAATTTCGAAGAAAATCGGGGCTGGTTTTCCTATGAATCTGGTCGCTCGTTGACTGCCACGTGGAGGCCTGGCTCAAGTGGTGTTTTTTCATGGTGCCGTAGGAGGATTTATGTTCACATTAGGTCCTCAAACGTTAcccttcttttcattttcatcctaGTTCTCCTTTTGTTTTAGCTTCATCTCTGCTTTCGACCACTTCTTAGAGCACTTAAGGTGGCtcgaaaatcaaaattttctgaTCAGAATTTCGGCCCGTTATGAGTTTCGAGGCATGTAAATTGATCGCACGTGTATAAGTTTATGAATATCACATTAACACGTTAGCAAATTCTCAGGGTCATAAGACATATATTACATGTTCTTGTTCAGATTAGGTACGGAATTGCTACTTGTAGTTAGTTTAAAGCCATACCTAATAGATGAGATCATGGTGTTTTCACTGGAGGATATGGTGGCCAAACACGTAAGATATAGGGGTGCTCGGTTTCGGTTtgatgtgtttttttttacttaaatcGTAATCAAACCATAAATACggttttatgaaaattaaaaacatatCCATATACAAatcacattttttaaaataaaacccACTGGTAAAATTCGGTTACTTTTTTGTTTGGTTAACCGCATAAACTCATCTTCTACATAAATTCGATAAATCCTTCGATTATTCATAATAATCGGTTAACTTCATAGCAAAATACACATACAAAATAACCCATTGTATAAAACAACCTACCTATAAGCTAACAAATCTAAATCAAAAGTAAAATGCCTTCCATGATAAAGATTATCAATTCTAAAGCTTCATTCTCCTGTCAACATCCTACAGCCAACATTTTACAGAgtcaatgaaaaaaaaaaccagatTATTCATCAATCTATTACATGTACATACAAATAAGTATAAGAAAGAGTTCAAATACCTTCATCCAGCATATAATCAGATTACATGTGGGCTTTAGGCccaaatgaagaaaaattcaacacacacacacatatatatatatatatatatatatatatataacatccGGTTCGGTTTGATTATTTTTCGGTTTTTCACTTTATAAACTGAAAACCACACCATATTCGAAATTTTCAAGATAAATCACCCACTAATCAAACCAGATATTCGGATATTCGGTTTGGTTTGATTTTTCGGTTTTCCTTATTCTTTTAGCAGCCCGAGCAAGATAGATGCTGTGAGCAAAGGTAACGATATTACAGAAAGCATACTACTTCGTACAACTTCCCATTCCCTAACAATgacacctatatatatatatatatatatatatatataagcttgAAAATAAGTGCATTGAATGGTGGcctaattgtaaatatattcacattaacaaaatatttaccaaatgaataaataaataataaaataaaatatatacattctagaaatatatatatgaaattctaTATTGGAAAttgttttaaataaataaatatatatgttctagaaatatatatacatatgaaaatctgtttttgaaattgttttAAATAGATATGAGTAGACAAGTTAtcgtatatttatttagatataCAAAAAAGTCTATGTTTGttaattatttgtattttttatattcctGAAATATAATGCAACTTCATATAAttctatataattattttaattataattaacaaatagatttgaaaaaagatTCATTTTCAGAGTTaactattttttcttattataatacAATTTCTATAATCATCATAGGATTTAGAAGAATTCATGCGATATATCTTTAAGAATACAAAATATCATCACATACATATaaagtaaatataatttattaatattatgtaaatatgCAAATagtgaataattttaaataaatttagtatttttaaagtatattaaaaaatttatagataGTATAAACAAATTTATCTGTTATATACATTTCTGAGTTGTAACTATAAAATCCACATGACATTAGAGCTCAGACGGTCAGACGGTCTTTAGGCCTCTAATGTGTTTAGCTATTAAAATTGGGACTCTAAAAGGAACACGAGCAACAAAAGTATGGACAACTCCTTGCCAATAACTGAGAAATGACGTTTAGTATGATGGAGTAGCATAGCCAGAGACCAATATGTAGATCTTCAATTTGATTCTCACTAATAGGACTTCAGCTTAATGTTTCAATGGTAGAACTGTAGGAAAGTCCCGCATGGAGGAGATAATGTCCCCCTTATTCTTTttgctatttctttttttggttataaggGAAGTCTATAActcattgttatcagaaccgaatcggaccggccggttcgaccggtcggatcTGAAACCGAACCTATGATCGGTCCGATTCGCTTAAAAAtcggaaatgcataaaaaaCCCGGTGAACCCAAAAACTCGGTCGGTTTTTACGTGAACCCATTCGAATCGGCCGGTTCATGGGTTCATAAATTTTAAGCGGAATCCGACCCGAACTCCTTCCTCCCGACCTAAGCGGAATTGCAGAAAATCAGAAATCATCAGAATGCAGAGTAGCAGAGTTGAAATCTTGAAAAAATCGAAAACCCTACCTGCCCTAGTCGTCTTCATCCCGAGTTCCTCACTTCCCCTTCGACTCTTCCTGTTGTTCTTCTTCATCAGCTCATCTTCTCCGCCTCCtctgattcttttttcttctccttcgaAACCCCCTCGACTCAAGCGGAAATTGCAGAGTGCATCTTCGAGATTCTTCCGGTTGTTCTTCATCGGTTTGTCGCTCCTCTCCCTCTTCTCCTTTGCTTGTGGTTGCGGTAACAAATTGAGGCATTGGACTGGATTTCCCAATTCCCTAAACATTGATAAAATGGTTGAATTGATTGTCGGCCTTACTAGCGCTACTGCAAATGTTGGCGTAAGGACTCTTTATCGGATACTTCTATCTTTTTGGGAGGCCTAATTTCTGCAGCTTCTTCTGTAACAGCTTTTTTATTCCTCCCCAGTTGGCGATGATAAAAGAATAAGCGGGAATCTAACCTCTGAAAGCTGAAGTAAGGTAttaaattttactattttatagATTATGAACTTGATTTCATGGCTGCTTCTTCCAGAAACTCAAACCTCATTATAGCGAGGGCGAGAGGTATGGATCTTATATTGGATGATTTAACTGTCAAGTCACCCTGCAATTATAATAACAGCTATATATGGATTCCACATGCAGCAGCACACGGTAGCATTCGTCCATAGAATAATTGGATTAATTCTGTTTGCTTTCATAGTCGAAAACCCCATCAATTATAATTGGGAAGAACTCCATTTCTCCACCATTTCTGCTTGAAATCTGATGAGCTTCATATAATTGAATGGGGCCTATTGCATGAGAAAACCCACACATGGCATTGGATCAATGCTGCTGTGAGGGGCCGCAGTCGAATTGATTTGGCTCTATTGAAAGCAgcttattttttatatttcgaTGCATGTAAAATTAATAGATTGCACATGAagcacttatatatatatataaacatacaGAGAGACTTTAACGGGGACCAATTACAAGATACATAGACGCGCATGTTAATGTACTACTTACCGGCTGCTGTATTGATGAATCACATAGCTTGCAATTCCTTATTGGTTGTCTTGTGAAtgagagaaaaacaaaaagttatttaaatggaattgTTGGTATTAAATTGGTGGTTGGTTGAATTTGGAAGATCTTGATATggatgatggggctgaagaTAATATTGATGGGGGGAGTGTCAGTGACCGAGTCCAACAAAATCCATTATTTGAAGCTCCTGAAGCACCACATGATGTTGCAGCTGAAGACAatatttgtggaaattatGGTGGAGATTGGAGTGCGTGAAATTGCTGATGACATTGACTGATTAGTTAGTCCTTATTGGATTTGATTTATCAACTTGTGATGGTGAATTGTGgcttatctttattttttgtcgTTAAATTACGTGTGAGTCGTGTGAAGGTTAGACAAACTTTTCTTCATTTGGCTTTAAGCTTTGTTCTGCCATTGATGATATAACAGCGGGATTCCTCTCAACAGGTTCCTATATCTGAATGAAACCTTCTCATTCTCGCAACTCTTGGGAGCTGCTGTTACTTTGGTTCCAATGTATTCAATTACAGGAAACAGCCCTTGGAATGATGCACGTTTTAAAAGATTTTCTGTCAAATGGGTATATTATGCAAGAATCGCAGTTCGATGCCTTTGCTTCTCAATCAGGGCTGCTATACCAACAATTCATTTAAGTGAAGCTTCATATAGAGAAGTGcaaaatggattttttttttacacttattaattattatctaatatatattactattttttttgtattttatattatttttttaaataatatatatatatatattttataaataaacatgcggtccgacccatcgaactcccggttgaacccataaacccatgaacccatgccTCGGCCGGTTTGATGTCCGGtctggttctgataacactgctaTAATTCTAtacattgaaataaaatttctaaatattttaaatatcaaataaaaagGCACATGTAGTCTCACTTGAGTATCGAATCTGAAATCTATTAGTTATTAGGTGAGGGTGTATGCTACCGCGCTATACCCTCTTTGATTATTCTTTTTCACTCATCTATAcgatagaaaagaaaagagtttcCCTATAGAACAAAGGAGACCCATGTATTTATTTCTCTACCTATAAATCTCTACAgaataaattcaaaataattgatttacaaaaaaaaaattcaaaactaTTGGTCCGTTTCTCtgccaaaaaaattaaaacaatattGTTAATAGTTGATCtcatacaataaaataaaagtagtTGTCTCGTTAATTAATACTTAAAATCTGCTACGTACTAAAATCTGAGTAACTTATTTATAGACCTTGAAAACGTGTATTTATACTCTTGCAATCTTTTATGTCTTTCTTatgataatttataattacaaaagAGGTTCAGGAACTATTGATACCTCTTGTACTGAACAACATGGAACTTCCGGATCTGAATTGGAATATCAAGGAATCGCCACTAGTTTTTAAAGGGTCAACTAGAAACCTAATATTATCTACGAGGACATAATAATATCCTTCTAGGATTTCATTGGTCTACGGTTAAAAAAACTTAGTTTGAGTGTTCTATAAAAGCTAACAAGCCAATAATCCGTCCAAATCGGCACTCTATTTGTCTGAGTTTCcgattttattaattttccaaGTTGTacctaattaatataattcattCTGCCATTCTCGCTCAATTCGATATCTCATCCCTCACTTTTCGTTCGGCCAATCAATCACGCATCACAAGAATTTCACATGATTACAAGTCCTATTGATTAATCATCCGATCAAAACAACTTTTTTTCCACTTTACCACTTTATTCCATATATTAACCAAATCTAATCAAATGGTTAATCAAGGTCCAATTGAAGCGAATTTCGGATTTTTCCTTAATGACACAATCGTCTCAGTTGTGGAAGTTCAGGGACCGTTTTGAAAATTCTGTAACGTTTGGGTTCCGATTTGGAAGCATCTCAATGACAGGGGCCGAATTGCAAACCCTGGAAAAATTTAGACCTTGAGTCTAAAGGGTACGGTGATCACGTACCAAACTGAAAATATTAGGAAAGCCATCCCTGGACTGAACTGAAAGAGTTCAAGTTCAGGGGCCAATTTGCAAATCCTGTATCAGTGCActgatttattttgtttcagtGCACTAAATCTGTTTATGGCACTATTTTTGCCGCATGGTCTTTATGTTGTTTCGATAAGGGGAAATTCTGTGGtgcaaaataagtaaaatcattttaaaattcgggtaaTCTACTTCAAATATAAGTAGTTTATTATGAATCTAAGTAATTTACCCTatctaatttttcaaaatgtgTAATTTACTTCAAATAAGCTACTTTACTATAACTTTGACTACTTCACTTACGCGTACAATGCAATCACTTCTGAAGTGATAAGGCCTTGAAAGGAACGGTCTCCACTCCATAAGAAGATGCATCCGTTGGTGGCTCAACCATTAACCAAACAAGGTGTGCATGAAAAGGATAATGGGGTCGGACCTTCTTCCACTAggagggttttttttttattattattattaatttccccctctcttcataCTTCATAGCAATGAAGATTTTATCATTACCTGAAAAAGGATCGAGACACTGAACGAAacaaaaatttacaaaaataagaaGATTGAAGTGATATTT
Above is a window of Punica granatum isolate Tunisia-2019 chromosome 7, ASM765513v2, whole genome shotgun sequence DNA encoding:
- the LOC116213697 gene encoding putative zinc finger protein CONSTANS-LIKE 11 isoform X2, which encodes MEPSCDFCNAVRAVVYCKSDSARLCLRCDGYIHSANSLAHRHSRSLLCDKCSCQPAIIRCSDEKLSLCQGCEWNGQGCSGPGHSQQALNCYSGCPSMAEFSSIWASILDPPPSSGEFDNGWGSYNGLSCNLERKGSEVCYGNTGPNKLTELESWLGLPSSYTTHPNQMQFCRDQAPSMSPDLNPPKVLPGCSGFKNLGVQDSGADLCQNLNMDGLTNLGNGNDIIDCKTDQAQYQFEDGDMECLLMGKNLPAPETNGPIENIEASESGQPECVAFQPSQLGNLILGMQYVKGGGGGGTNSCMLMNPPNCNRNIGLGFPASSKSLSLSNITGESSASDYQDCGLSPMLLSVESPWDPNLEGSSPQARDKAKMRYNEKKKTRMFGKQIRYASRKARADTRKRVKGRFVKAGEANDYNPTGATMSFETEKATFP
- the LOC116213697 gene encoding putative zinc finger protein CONSTANS-LIKE 11 isoform X1: MEPSCDFCNAVRAVVYCKSDSARLCLRCDGYIHSANSLAHRHSRSLLCDKCSCQPAIIRCSDEKLSLCQGCEWNGQGCSGPGHSQQALNCYSGCPSMAEFSSIWASILDPPPSSGEFDNGWGSYNGLSCNLERKGSEVCYGNTGPNKLTELESWLGLPSSYTTHPNQMQFCRDQAPSMSPDLNPPKVLPGCSGFKNLGVQDSGADLCQNLNMDGLTNLGNGNDIIDCKTDQAQYQFEDGDMECLLMGKNLPAPETNGPIENIEASESGQPECVAFQPSQLGNLILGMQYVKGGGGGGTNSCMLMNPPNCNRNIGLGFPASSKSLSLSNITGESSASDYQDCGLSPMLLSVESPWDPNLEGSSPQARDKAKMRYNEKKKTRMFGKQIRYASRKARADTRKRVKGRFVKAGEANDYNPTGATMSFETEKATFPCKTSSC